From Permianibacter aggregans, a single genomic window includes:
- a CDS encoding penicillin acylase family protein: protein MNPFFRWTLRIVVLLFVVLGGVSLWAYWELKASLPILDGSIPLAQVEQPITIERDANGTVTITSETRRDVARGLGFVHGQERYFHMDLMRRRAAGELSALVGKAALDVDKEIRRHQLRMRAEAVVEKLSDEEKLLLAAYVEGVNEGRQKLGNEPFEYKILGTDPTPWQAADSILVAYSMYLVLQHSDVDKELTRLRVKKAIPEPLFTYLDAKGSIWDAPLWGEPMPLVAMPSAEQLPNWQPKIDLPLDFNRRAESVFPGSNNWAVAGNLSVTGSAILQNDMHLGLQVPNVWFRASLIYQQPESIRMTGVSLPGVPLMIAGSNGNIAWGFTNSYGDFSDVVRLEQPDEHHYQTPDGLQPIEKVTEVIEIKGETALEFVFEKTRWGPVLHQDADGTRYAFRWLAHDVEHTMNFGLLNIEKSKSAADAVQLAQVTRMPSQNFLVTDNEGNIAWTIIGAIPKRNGCEPDLPISLANGHCAWQGVTEPEQYPLVMNPGHGRLWTANNRVVSGEALKVLGDGGYDLGARAKQIREGLFAKSTFTEQDLLDIALDHRGVLLEKWRDRLIALLSARHGEENPLFDALMDQLKFEKSLQASDSAVAYRIVRAYRYMLRDTLYRAWLQPVYESHPDWRVGHLSNQWEAVLTDVLDKEPAHFLPAPFKSWQELQLTVLSATLDDLGIDTPQDFLNKTWGERNRASIRHPLSRFIPIVGKYLDAPYTPIMGDANMPRVAAPTFGASERMVVSPGHEERGIFHMPGGQSGHPLSPFYLAGHDDWLHGRPTPFLPGETVYTLKLVAQQR from the coding sequence ATGAACCCTTTTTTCCGCTGGACCTTGCGCATTGTGGTGTTGCTCTTTGTCGTGCTTGGAGGCGTTAGTCTCTGGGCCTACTGGGAGTTGAAAGCGAGTTTGCCTATCCTCGATGGCAGCATTCCGCTGGCGCAAGTGGAACAGCCCATCACCATCGAACGTGACGCCAACGGCACCGTTACCATTACTTCTGAAACCCGGCGCGATGTTGCTCGCGGTTTGGGTTTTGTGCACGGCCAGGAGCGTTACTTTCATATGGATTTGATGCGTCGACGCGCCGCGGGTGAATTGTCGGCACTGGTTGGCAAGGCGGCGCTCGACGTCGACAAGGAAATCCGCCGCCATCAACTACGAATGCGTGCCGAAGCGGTGGTGGAAAAATTATCTGATGAGGAAAAACTGTTATTGGCGGCCTACGTCGAAGGCGTCAATGAAGGGCGGCAAAAACTCGGAAACGAACCCTTCGAATATAAAATTCTCGGTACCGATCCAACGCCATGGCAGGCTGCTGATTCGATTCTGGTTGCCTACTCAATGTATTTGGTTCTGCAGCATTCCGATGTCGATAAAGAGCTGACCCGGTTGCGCGTAAAGAAAGCGATACCAGAGCCGTTGTTCACGTATCTCGATGCCAAAGGATCAATCTGGGATGCACCGCTCTGGGGTGAGCCAATGCCGCTGGTGGCAATGCCGAGTGCCGAGCAATTGCCGAATTGGCAACCAAAAATCGATTTGCCATTGGATTTCAATCGACGCGCCGAATCGGTGTTTCCCGGCAGTAATAACTGGGCTGTGGCGGGTAATTTGTCGGTAACCGGTAGTGCCATTCTGCAAAACGATATGCACCTTGGTTTGCAGGTGCCCAATGTCTGGTTTCGTGCTTCGCTCATTTATCAACAACCGGAGTCGATTCGCATGACCGGCGTAAGTCTGCCCGGTGTGCCGCTGATGATTGCCGGCAGCAACGGGAATATCGCTTGGGGCTTCACCAACAGTTATGGCGATTTCAGTGATGTCGTGCGTTTGGAACAACCAGATGAACATCACTACCAAACGCCGGATGGTTTGCAGCCGATCGAGAAAGTCACTGAAGTCATCGAAATCAAAGGCGAAACAGCGCTGGAATTTGTGTTTGAGAAAACCCGTTGGGGACCGGTATTGCATCAGGATGCCGACGGCACTCGTTACGCGTTCCGCTGGCTCGCGCATGATGTCGAACACACGATGAATTTTGGTTTGTTGAATATCGAGAAATCGAAATCCGCTGCCGACGCCGTGCAATTGGCGCAAGTCACGCGCATGCCATCGCAGAATTTTTTGGTGACGGATAATGAGGGCAATATCGCCTGGACGATTATCGGTGCCATTCCCAAACGCAATGGCTGTGAGCCAGACTTGCCGATTTCATTGGCCAATGGTCATTGTGCCTGGCAGGGCGTCACCGAACCGGAGCAATACCCGTTGGTCATGAATCCGGGACATGGCCGTTTGTGGACGGCCAACAATCGCGTCGTGTCCGGCGAGGCGCTGAAAGTGCTCGGCGATGGTGGTTACGATTTGGGCGCGCGTGCGAAGCAAATTCGTGAAGGCCTGTTCGCCAAATCAACATTCACCGAACAGGATTTGCTCGACATTGCACTCGATCACCGCGGCGTGCTCCTGGAAAAATGGCGGGATCGTTTGATCGCGTTGTTGTCGGCTCGCCATGGCGAAGAAAATCCCTTGTTTGATGCGCTGATGGATCAGCTGAAATTCGAAAAGAGCCTGCAGGCCAGTGACAGCGCCGTCGCTTACCGAATTGTTCGTGCCTACCGTTACATGTTGCGTGACACCTTGTATCGGGCCTGGCTGCAGCCGGTTTATGAAAGCCATCCGGATTGGCGAGTTGGCCACCTGAGCAATCAGTGGGAGGCGGTATTGACCGATGTGCTCGACAAGGAACCTGCGCATTTTCTGCCAGCGCCTTTCAAAAGCTGGCAGGAGTTGCAGCTGACCGTGCTTTCCGCCACGTTGGACGATCTGGGTATCGATACGCCACAGGATTTTCTGAACAAGACCTGGGGTGAGCGCAACCGCGCCAGCATTCGTCATCCATTGAGCCGCTTTATTCCGATTGTCGGCAAATACCTCGATGCGCCGTACACGCCGATTATGGGCGATGCCAATATGCCGCGAGTTGCGGCACCAACCTTTGGCGCATCGGAGCGTATGGTGGTATCTCCAGGTCACGAAGAGCGCGGGATTTTCCATATGCCGGGCGGCCAGAGCGGCCATCCGCTGTCACCGTTTTATCTGGCTGGGCATGACGATTGGTTGCATGGCAGGCCAACGCCGTTCTTGCCGGGAGAGACGGTGTATACCTTGAAGTTGGTGGCGCAGCAGCGGTGA
- the purT gene encoding formate-dependent phosphoribosylglycinamide formyltransferase — MTTIGTPLTANATRIMMLGCGELGKEVVIELQRFGCEIIAVDRYAKAPAMQVAHRSHVINMLDGAALRAVVEQEKPAFIVPEIEAIATDSLLELESEGYTVIPTARAAKLTMNREGIRRLAAEELGLPTSPYQFADDEASFRAAVKTVGMPCVVKPIMSSSGKGQSVIKAEGDIDHAWQYAQEGGRAGKGRVIVEGFVDFDYEITLLIVRSNSGTQFCAPIGHVQVDGDYRESWQPQPMSEKALAESQHIAAKITEALGGRGIFGVELFIKGDKAIFSEVSPRPHDTGLVTLVSQELSEFALHARAILGLPIPIIRQWGPSASCAMLIEGDSQSVQFGNLAEAMKAPDTQLRLFGKPEVKGKRRMGVGLARGDSIQDARDKALNVATTVSVAGGAVKNVSYPSKR, encoded by the coding sequence ATGACAACTATCGGAACACCATTAACCGCTAACGCCACCCGCATCATGATGCTCGGTTGCGGTGAGCTCGGAAAAGAAGTGGTAATCGAGCTACAACGTTTCGGCTGTGAGATCATTGCCGTTGATCGCTACGCCAAAGCGCCGGCGATGCAGGTCGCTCATCGTTCGCATGTGATCAATATGCTCGATGGCGCCGCGTTGCGTGCGGTCGTGGAACAAGAAAAACCGGCGTTTATCGTGCCGGAAATTGAAGCGATTGCGACCGATTCTTTGCTGGAGCTGGAAAGCGAAGGCTACACAGTGATTCCCACCGCGCGTGCCGCGAAGCTGACGATGAATCGTGAGGGAATTCGCCGCCTCGCCGCCGAAGAGCTTGGCTTGCCGACGTCTCCCTATCAGTTTGCTGATGATGAAGCCTCGTTTCGGGCAGCGGTGAAAACGGTTGGGATGCCTTGTGTCGTCAAACCGATCATGAGCAGTTCCGGCAAAGGCCAAAGCGTAATCAAAGCAGAAGGCGATATTGATCATGCCTGGCAGTACGCGCAGGAAGGTGGCCGTGCCGGCAAGGGCAGGGTGATTGTCGAAGGTTTTGTTGATTTTGATTATGAAATCACACTGCTGATCGTGCGTTCGAATTCCGGCACGCAATTCTGTGCGCCAATTGGTCATGTTCAAGTCGATGGCGATTACCGCGAATCCTGGCAGCCGCAGCCGATGTCGGAAAAAGCCTTGGCAGAATCGCAACACATCGCAGCGAAAATTACCGAAGCGCTCGGTGGTCGCGGCATCTTTGGTGTTGAGTTATTCATCAAAGGCGACAAGGCGATATTTTCCGAAGTCAGTCCGCGACCGCACGACACCGGGTTGGTGACGCTGGTATCGCAGGAGTTATCCGAATTTGCTTTGCATGCCCGAGCCATTCTCGGCTTGCCGATTCCGATCATTCGTCAGTGGGGACCGAGTGCGTCATGTGCGATGTTAATCGAAGGCGACTCGCAGTCAGTACAGTTCGGTAACCTTGCGGAGGCGATGAAGGCACCGGATACCCAACTTCGCTTGTTTGGCAAGCCGGAAGTCAAAGGCAAGCGACGTATGGGCGTTGGCCTGGCGCGTGGCGATAGCATTCAGGATGCTCGCGACAAAGCATTGAATGTGGCGACCACGGTTAGTGTTGCTGGTGGTGCGGTAAAAAACGTTTCTTATCCAAGCAAGCGCTAA
- a CDS encoding LamG domain-containing protein, whose amino-acid sequence MNKIQALLPMPLSMKWLKTLAMASGLTLLAACSGGGASVEENNNSGQPNPGTNYSGPPPQSEDVQRFKLAVWDNLVRADRCGSCHGTGGQTPQFVRTDDINLAYAAANTVVNLSRPAESRMVIKVGEGHNCWLASNGACADTITSYITNWAGGSVGGGATEVVLTPPDNIFMPGDARSFPADSSLFASTVYPVLEQYCSRCHSDTAGNAQSPFFGSDDIDLAYSAAQSRINLDNVPLSRLVVRLRSEFHNCWSNCTENANTMEQAIQSFVDGIPLTEVDPDLVISAANRLVDGIVASSGGRHDANAIARWEFKTGSGPIAYDTSGVEPALNLTISGGVEWVGGWGLQFTNGRAQGSTANSKKLHDLIKATGEYSVEAWVAPANVVQDGPARIISYSAGEDRTNFTVGQTAYNYEFLMRHANTAGDGMPALATADDDERLQATLQHVVMTYDPINGRRIYVNGEFTGDMDDEDPGHLNDWDSTFAFVLGNETDGQLPWAGIVKLVAIHNRVLSDEQIAQNFEAGVGERYFLLFNVSHLLDVPECTVNSVPQCYIVIEVSRFDSYGYLFDKPFFASLNSAASFSDIPVQSMRIGINGREAPVGQAYANIDVEISQARQDLSTLGTVVALEKGPSADEFFLTFDRIGAHTHVRLDPVPPTPLPPADGDPVSAIGVRTFDEINASMSVLTTVEQTDPNVQALFQTIRQGLPNDELITTFSAAHQMGITQLAIQYCNALVEDTTKRSAYFPGFNFSAQPGVAFNATGRNQILDPLLARILGVNISSQPTDASVRTELNALIDQLSVCGTSCPANKTASIVKAVCAAGIGGAAMLVQ is encoded by the coding sequence ATGAATAAGATTCAAGCGCTTTTGCCGATGCCATTATCGATGAAATGGCTGAAAACGCTGGCAATGGCTTCCGGCCTCACGCTGCTTGCCGCCTGTAGTGGTGGCGGTGCCTCGGTCGAGGAAAACAACAATTCCGGACAGCCGAATCCAGGCACCAACTACAGCGGTCCGCCGCCGCAGTCGGAAGATGTGCAACGATTCAAACTGGCAGTCTGGGACAATCTGGTGCGTGCCGACCGCTGCGGTTCCTGCCACGGCACCGGTGGTCAAACGCCACAGTTTGTCCGCACCGATGACATCAACCTTGCGTACGCGGCGGCCAATACCGTCGTCAATCTGAGTCGCCCCGCCGAATCGCGGATGGTGATCAAAGTCGGTGAAGGTCACAACTGCTGGTTGGCCAGCAATGGTGCCTGTGCCGATACGATCACCAGCTACATCACCAACTGGGCCGGCGGCTCGGTAGGCGGTGGCGCCACTGAAGTGGTGCTGACGCCGCCAGACAACATTTTCATGCCGGGCGATGCCCGCAGTTTCCCTGCTGACAGCAGCCTGTTTGCCTCGACTGTTTACCCAGTTCTGGAGCAGTATTGCTCGCGCTGCCACAGCGACACGGCCGGTAACGCGCAATCACCGTTCTTTGGCAGTGACGATATCGATCTGGCGTATTCCGCCGCGCAAAGCCGTATCAATCTCGACAACGTACCACTGTCGCGTTTGGTCGTGCGTTTGCGTTCGGAATTCCACAACTGCTGGAGCAATTGCACCGAAAATGCCAACACGATGGAGCAGGCAATTCAGTCCTTCGTCGACGGCATTCCGCTGACCGAAGTCGATCCGGATTTGGTGATTTCTGCCGCCAATCGTTTGGTGGATGGCATTGTTGCCAGCTCCGGTGGCCGTCACGATGCCAACGCCATTGCCCGCTGGGAATTCAAAACCGGTTCCGGCCCGATTGCCTACGACACCAGCGGTGTCGAGCCTGCGCTGAACCTGACCATTTCCGGCGGCGTCGAGTGGGTTGGCGGCTGGGGTCTGCAATTCACCAATGGCCGCGCCCAAGGCTCAACGGCCAACAGCAAAAAACTACACGATTTGATCAAGGCCACCGGCGAATACTCGGTTGAAGCCTGGGTGGCGCCAGCCAACGTCGTGCAGGATGGTCCGGCCCGTATCATCAGCTATTCAGCCGGTGAAGATCGCACCAACTTCACGGTTGGCCAAACGGCCTACAATTATGAATTCCTGATGCGTCACGCCAACACCGCCGGTGATGGTATGCCTGCATTGGCGACCGCTGATGATGACGAACGTCTGCAGGCCACTTTGCAGCACGTGGTCATGACCTACGATCCGATCAACGGTCGTCGCATTTACGTCAACGGTGAATTCACCGGTGACATGGACGACGAAGATCCGGGTCATTTGAATGACTGGGACAGCACGTTTGCTTTCGTGCTCGGCAATGAAACCGATGGCCAGTTACCGTGGGCCGGTATCGTCAAGCTGGTGGCGATTCACAATCGCGTACTCAGCGACGAACAAATCGCTCAGAACTTCGAAGCCGGTGTCGGTGAGCGTTACTTCCTGCTGTTCAACGTCTCGCATCTGCTCGACGTGCCAGAGTGCACGGTCAACTCAGTGCCGCAGTGTTACATCGTCATCGAAGTCAGTCGCTTTGACAGCTATGGTTACCTGTTTGATAAACCGTTCTTCGCCAGTCTGAACAGCGCCGCCAGCTTCAGCGATATTCCGGTGCAAAGCATGCGCATCGGTATCAATGGCCGTGAAGCGCCGGTTGGGCAGGCTTACGCCAATATCGATGTGGAAATCAGCCAGGCCCGACAAGATCTGTCGACGCTCGGCACCGTGGTCGCGCTGGAAAAAGGCCCGTCTGCTGACGAGTTCTTCCTGACTTTCGATCGCATCGGTGCCCACACTCATGTTCGTCTTGACCCGGTGCCGCCAACACCGCTGCCGCCAGCCGATGGCGATCCAGTATCGGCAATCGGTGTGCGCACGTTTGATGAAATCAATGCGTCGATGAGTGTGCTGACCACTGTAGAGCAGACCGATCCGAATGTGCAGGCACTGTTCCAGACCATTCGTCAGGGCTTGCCGAACGACGAACTGATCACGACATTCAGTGCCGCGCACCAGATGGGTATCACTCAATTGGCGATTCAGTACTGCAACGCGCTGGTCGAAGACACGACAAAACGCAGTGCCTATTTCCCTGGCTTCAATTTCTCGGCGCAACCGGGCGTCGCTTTCAATGCGACGGGCCGCAACCAGATTCTCGATCCATTACTGGCTCGGATTCTTGGCGTGAACATCAGTTCGCAGCCGACGGATGCCAGTGTCCGCACCGAACTGAACGCGTTGATTGATCAGTTGTCGGTTTGTGGCACCAGCTGCCCGGCCAACAAAACCGCCAGTATTGTCAAAGCTGTCTGTGCCGCCGGAATCGGTGGTGCTGCGATGCTCGTGCAGTAA
- a CDS encoding general secretion pathway protein GspF, translating into MKKMPFNPLDPDAPLLHPDHPRPKSRRDFLRAGLISGVGTVMGPTIFSMFANPRAAYAALSPDLDGLRAGCGITVAGAGKIPFICIDLAGGGNIAGSNVLVGKQGGQLDFLTTEGYAKLGLPGDMVPSVNDPVTNLPHYNTELGLAFHSDSAFLRGILEKTSPATRANINGAVIPARSENDTSNNPHNPMYGLAKYGVKGELLTTIGTSTSESGGNSMAPMAMMDPTARPTKIDRPSDVTGLVDVGDLVGLLQPDEALKVMESVYRLSDQKMGRVNTNLSTDAIVKNMVKCGYLKSADLFDRFGTTPIGPLEDPDIVGATGVFSAEDMGDREFSKTASVMKLVMNGYAGAGTISMGGYDYHGQGRSTGEVRDLRAGRCMGAILEYAARLNMPVMLYVFSDGALSSNGMVDNSVDGRGKFMWASDNQSTAASFFLVYNPNGRPQLMGASPTEQARKQQIGYFRASGDVESSSSPAANNVNLLVETVLLNYMALHDEQDQFSTVFPTNGLGSGGVLDSLIAFQPIVNGRIGG; encoded by the coding sequence ATGAAAAAAATGCCATTCAATCCGCTCGATCCTGATGCACCGTTACTGCACCCGGATCACCCGCGTCCGAAATCGCGTCGTGATTTTTTGCGTGCCGGTTTGATCTCTGGTGTCGGCACCGTCATGGGCCCGACCATCTTCAGCATGTTTGCCAATCCGCGTGCGGCGTATGCGGCGCTGTCGCCAGATCTTGATGGTCTGCGCGCCGGTTGCGGTATCACCGTTGCCGGTGCCGGTAAAATCCCGTTTATCTGTATCGATTTGGCGGGCGGTGGCAATATCGCCGGTTCGAACGTGCTGGTCGGTAAGCAGGGCGGACAGCTTGATTTCCTGACCACCGAAGGCTACGCCAAACTCGGCTTGCCCGGCGACATGGTGCCGTCAGTCAATGATCCGGTGACCAATCTGCCGCATTACAACACTGAGCTCGGTTTGGCGTTTCATTCCGACAGCGCTTTCTTGCGCGGTATTCTGGAAAAAACCTCGCCAGCGACACGCGCCAATATCAATGGCGCGGTAATTCCGGCCCGTTCTGAAAACGATACCAGCAACAACCCGCATAACCCGATGTACGGCTTGGCCAAATACGGCGTCAAAGGCGAGTTGCTGACCACTATTGGCACTTCAACCTCGGAGTCGGGCGGTAACTCGATGGCGCCGATGGCGATGATGGACCCAACCGCGCGGCCGACCAAGATCGACCGTCCTTCTGATGTTACTGGCTTGGTTGATGTCGGTGATTTGGTCGGTTTACTGCAGCCGGACGAAGCGCTGAAGGTGATGGAGTCGGTGTATCGCTTGAGCGACCAGAAAATGGGCCGGGTCAACACCAATCTGTCGACTGATGCCATCGTCAAGAACATGGTCAAGTGCGGCTACTTGAAGAGCGCCGATTTGTTCGACCGTTTCGGCACGACACCAATCGGTCCGCTGGAAGATCCCGATATCGTTGGCGCCACCGGGGTATTCTCAGCGGAAGACATGGGTGATCGCGAGTTCTCGAAAACTGCCTCGGTCATGAAGCTGGTCATGAATGGCTATGCCGGCGCCGGCACCATTTCGATGGGCGGTTACGATTACCACGGTCAGGGCCGCTCCACCGGCGAAGTGCGCGATTTGCGCGCTGGCCGTTGCATGGGCGCAATTCTCGAATATGCGGCGCGGCTCAATATGCCGGTCATGCTGTACGTGTTCTCCGATGGCGCCTTGTCCTCGAACGGTATGGTCGACAACTCGGTCGATGGTCGTGGCAAATTCATGTGGGCCAGCGACAACCAATCGACGGCCGCGTCGTTCTTCCTGGTTTACAACCCGAATGGCCGGCCACAATTGATGGGAGCCTCGCCGACCGAGCAGGCTCGCAAGCAACAAATCGGTTATTTCCGCGCCAGCGGTGATGTCGAAAGCTCGTCCAGTCCGGCGGCCAATAACGTCAATCTGCTGGTGGAAACGGTGCTGTTGAACTACATGGCCTTGCATGATGAGCAGGACCAGTTTTCAACGGTGTTTCCAACCAACGGACTCGGTTCCGGCGGCGTGCTCGATTCACTGATCGCGTTCCAGCCTATCGTCAACGGCCGCATTGGCGGATAA